The following coding sequences are from one Triticum dicoccoides isolate Atlit2015 ecotype Zavitan chromosome 4A, WEW_v2.0, whole genome shotgun sequence window:
- the LOC119288134 gene encoding uncharacterized protein LOC119288134: MVASLQNDVPWPPPWLYPTAPLGKHQACTWIPYSMQSSLMINSWRDARCQLLTVRMGEEVMRGGYSERTGCMSVSAHLEQQPMDGWPEEDQGYPRPLEDNIINFFHSAMQVQKCSFCSMHFSKCMYVVTD, encoded by the exons ATGGTCGCCTCCCTCCAGAACGATGTGCCATGGCCGCCTCCCTGGCTCTATCCGACAGCTCCGTTGGGGAAGCACCAAg CTTGCACATGGATCCCTTATAGTATGCAATCAAGCTTGATGATAAATTCTTGGAGAGACGCTAGGTGCCAG CTGCTCACTGTGCGCATGGGAGAGGAGGTCATGCGTGGAGGCTACTCGGAGAGGACTGGATGCATGTCCGTGTCCGCGCACTTGGAGCAGCAGCCAATGGATGGTTGGCCAGAGGAGGACCAGG GTTATCCTAGACCACTTGAGGACAATATCATCAATTTCTTCCATAGTGCAATGCAAGTTCAAAAATGCAGTTTCTGTTCTATGCATTTTTCGAAGTGTATGTATGTTGTAACTGATTAA